The DNA segment TCTTTACATGTGTTGAAATCGGTTTCCCTTTTTTCCTTTTTAGTTTTTCTATTTTTCGCCTTTCTTTTAAATATGAACAAACAAACCGAAAATATTGTTTCGCTGCACGATAAGCAGTTTTCAATTTTTATTGAAGAAGAAAAAATTTTGGCTGCCGTAAAATCTGTTGCAGAAGAAATAAACCAGGCATACGAAGGAAAGAAACCGCTTCTTATTCCTGTGCTAAACGGTTCGTTTATGTTTACTGCCGACCTCGCAAAATTTTTAAATATAGACTGTGAGTTTTCTTTTATTAAAGCAAGTTCTTATTCCGGCACAAACTCTAGCGGATCGCTCCAAGAAAAAATTGGTTTAAGTGAGAATATTTCGGGAAGGCATGTAATTATTGTAGAAGATATTATTGATACCGGAAATACTTTGGCTCGCCTTCTTCCTGAAATGGAATTGCAACTTCCTGCTTCTATTAAAATTTGCTCTCTTTTATTTAAACCAAAAGCGCTGAAAGCCGATTTAAAAGTAGATTTTGTGGGTTTAGAAATTCCTAACGATTTTATTGTTGGTTATGGTTTAGATTACGATGGCTTGGGAAGAAATTTGCGTAATATATATAAGATAGTATAAGCCTTTCTATCTTTTTGTTCAGTGTTTTATCCATTTCTTTTTTCTCCACAAATTTTTTGTTGAAACCGTTGGTTTTTATGTGAATAAAAGTTGAATTCGCGGTGAAATTTTTTTTGTGCTTTTCTAAAAAATTTTCTTCTCGGTTTTCCTTTTTTTAGTGTGGAATAAAGTTTAGTAATATCAACATGCTACAAAGTAAATTGTGTGCAATCTTTTTTCTTCATTACTATGTTAGTTAGCTTTCAACAGTATGTTAGTTGTAATTAAAAACCATTGATATTACTATATTCTTCTTGTGTAATAGTTGTTAGTTATAGTGTAATAAGTATAAAAGCAAGTGTTTGTTTTTAAAACTTTTCAAACAATACACAGCCTTAATAATGGCTGTTCTTTATTCTTTTTAAAAAGAGTTTTTTACAGTTATTTATTAAGGTGTGTATAAAGTTTAAATAGGAAAAAGTCTTTCTTTTTTTTGAATTGCTGTTAAGGAATAATTTCTCCTCTTTTCCCTAATTCAATGGCTTCTAAATTGCTTATCTTTTTTTTATCGAGTGTAAAGCGCAAAAGGGTTTTTATTTTATGAAAACCGTGTATGCCCGCAGCACCTGGATTTAGGCAAAGCATGTTTTTGTATTTTGGGTCGCGCATTACTCGCAATATGTGCGAATGGCCGCAAATGAAAATATCGGGAGGTTTAGCTTGCAGAATGTTTCTTACTCTGGAGCTGTAGTTTCCCGGATAGCCTCCAATGTGTGTAATCCAGATATCTAATTCTTCGATGGTAAAACGGTTGTCTTCAGGATATTCGGAGCGTACCGAATTGTTGTCTATATTTCCATAAACAGCTCGTAATGGCTTAAATTTTTTTAGTGTATCTAAAAGTTCAATACTACCCGCATCTCCGGCATGCCAAATCTCATCCACTTCTTTAAAGTGGTCAAAAATTTTTTGGTCTAAGTAGCTGTGTGTGTCTGAGAGTAATCCTATTTTTTTCAACTAAAAAATGTTTGGTTATTGCAATATGAATATAAGCTTGTAATAACCAATTTTAGTGGAAGAAAATTTATGCCTCAGCGTAGCTTTCTACACTTGGGCAAGTACAGATTAAATTTCTATCGCCATGTGAATTGTTTACTCTACCAACACTAGGCCAAAACTTGTTTTCTTTTGTGAAAGGTAGCGGATAAACAGCTGTTTCGCGAGTATATGGGCGATTCCAGTTTTCGTTTATTACTACTGCTGCAGTGTGTGGTGCATTTTTTAGTGGATTATTGCTTGCATCCATTGTTTTATTTTCAATGGCTTCTATTTCTTTTTTAATAGAAATTAGTGCTTCGCAAAAGCGGTCGAGTTCGGCTTTATCTTCACTTTCTGTTGGTTCTATCATAAGTGTTCCTGCAACAGGAAAAGAAACTGTAGGAGCATGGAAACCATAATCCATTAAGCGTTTGGCAACATCTTCTACTTCTATACCTACGGTGTGTTTAAACTGTCTGAAATCTAAAATAAGCTCGTGTGCAACCCTGCCATGTTCTTTACCAACATATAAAACTTGATAGTATTCTTCTAAGCGAGCTTTTAGGTAGTTGGCATTTAAAATAGCATAGCGTGTGGCATTGGTAATTCCTGCTGCTCCCAACATTTTTATATAGCCATAAGAAATAAGCAAAATAGAAGCGCTGCCAAAAGGAGCTGCACTTACTGCATTGATAGCTTTTTCGCCTCCGGTTTTTACTACCGGATTTCCGGGAAGGTATGGTGCTAAATGTGCAGCTACACAAATTGGTCCCATTCCGGGTCCTCCGCCACCATGTGGAATAGCAAAGGTTTTATGAAGGTTAATATGGTTTACATCTGCGCCAATAATTGCCGGAGAAGTTAAACCAACTTGTGCATTTAAGTTGGCTCCATCCATATAAACTTGTCCTCCATTTGCATGTATTACTTCGCAAATATCTTTTATCTTATGCTCAAATACTCCGTGTGTAGAAGGATATGTAGCCATAAGGCAGCATAAGTTATCTTTATATTGTTCGGCTTTTGCAAGTAAATCTTCAAAATCAATATTGCCGTGGCTATCGGTAGCTACTACTACTACTTTTAAACCAACCATTACTGCACTTGCAGGATTTGTACCGTGTGCCGAAGCAGGGATAAGTGCAATATTTCTATGTGCTTCTCCTTTGTCTTTTTGGTAAGCTCTAATTACTAAAAGTCCTGCGTATTCACCTTGTGCACCGCTATTTGGTTGAAGAGAAGTAGCTGCAAAACCGGTTATTTCACTTAAGTAGTTTTCTAATTCCTTAATAATTTGGGCATATCCTTCGGCTTGGTTAGCGGGTACAAAAGGGTGTAAGTTAAATTCACTCCAACTAACCGGCTCTAATTCTGCAGCGGCATTAAGTTTCATAGTACAAGAGCCAAGAGGAATCATACTTTTAGTAAGGCTTAGGTCTTTATTTTCTAATGACTTAATGTAGCGCATCAATTGGCTTTCGCTGTGGTGTGTATTAAATACAGCATGTGTAAGAAAAGGCGATTGACGAATAAGGCTTTTTTCAATAGATAATTCTACTTCTATAGCAGCCGGAAGAGAAATAGTTTTTGAGTTGTTTTTTACTGCAGCAAAAACAGAAATTAGTTCTTGCAAATCGCCAGGCAAAACTGTTTCGTCTAATGCAATGCTTACAAATCCCTGCTTAGTATAGTTGAAGTTAAAACCGGTAGCCAAAGCTTGGTTGCGAATATTTTCTAAGAGGGTATTATCTCCGTTGGTTTTTATGGTAACTGTATCAAAGAAACTTTTTGAGTGTAGTTGATAGCCGAGGTTTTCTAATTCTTTAGCTAAATAAACAGCTAAGCTATGTATGCGGAGTGCAATATTTTTAATTCCTTCTGCTCCGTGATATACGGCATACATGCCGTTCATAATAGCAAGTA comes from the Chitinophagales bacterium genome and includes:
- the gcvP gene encoding aminomethyl-transferring glycine dehydrogenase, with translation MKISLSSTDNFINRHIGTFAVNTEKEMLTAIGVNSLDELIDQTVPANIRKKDTLNIPAALSEFEYLKNLKSVAAKNKVFRSYIGLGYYGTITPAAIRRNIFENPGWYTQYTPYQAEIAQGRLEALLNYQTMVSDLTGFPIANASLLDEGTAAAEAMHLFYGVKNKVAETANKFFVSDLCFPQTIDVLKTRANFIGIELVVGNHETIELDASYFGALLQYPAADGDAINYRNFIEKAKAVECYVTLATDLLALALLTPPAELGADCAVGSAQRFGVPMGYGGPHAAFFAIKDEYKRIIPGRIIGVSIDSNGNPALRMALQTREQHIRREKATSNICTAQALLAIMNGMYAVYHGAEGIKNIALRIHSLAVYLAKELENLGYQLHSKSFFDTVTIKTNGDNTLLENIRNQALATGFNFNYTKQGFVSIALDETVLPGDLQELISVFAAVKNNSKTISLPAAIEVELSIEKSLIRQSPFLTHAVFNTHHSESQLMRYIKSLENKDLSLTKSMIPLGSCTMKLNAAAELEPVSWSEFNLHPFVPANQAEGYAQIIKELENYLSEITGFAATSLQPNSGAQGEYAGLLVIRAYQKDKGEAHRNIALIPASAHGTNPASAVMVGLKVVVVATDSHGNIDFEDLLAKAEQYKDNLCCLMATYPSTHGVFEHKIKDICEVIHANGGQVYMDGANLNAQVGLTSPAIIGADVNHINLHKTFAIPHGGGGPGMGPICVAAHLAPYLPGNPVVKTGGEKAINAVSAAPFGSASILLISYGYIKMLGAAGITNATRYAILNANYLKARLEEYYQVLYVGKEHGRVAHELILDFRQFKHTVGIEVEDVAKRLMDYGFHAPTVSFPVAGTLMIEPTESEDKAELDRFCEALISIKKEIEAIENKTMDASNNPLKNAPHTAAVVINENWNRPYTRETAVYPLPFTKENKFWPSVGRVNNSHGDRNLICTCPSVESYAEA
- the hpt gene encoding hypoxanthine phosphoribosyltransferase, yielding MNKQTENIVSLHDKQFSIFIEEEKILAAVKSVAEEINQAYEGKKPLLIPVLNGSFMFTADLAKFLNIDCEFSFIKASSYSGTNSSGSLQEKIGLSENISGRHVIIVEDIIDTGNTLARLLPEMELQLPASIKICSLLFKPKALKADLKVDFVGLEIPNDFIVGYGLDYDGLGRNLRNIYKIV
- a CDS encoding metallophosphoesterase family protein, yielding MKKIGLLSDTHSYLDQKIFDHFKEVDEIWHAGDAGSIELLDTLKKFKPLRAVYGNIDNNSVRSEYPEDNRFTIEELDIWITHIGGYPGNYSSRVRNILQAKPPDIFICGHSHILRVMRDPKYKNMLCLNPGAAGIHGFHKIKTLLRFTLDKKKISNLEAIELGKRGEIIP